The following are from one region of the Escherichia sp. E4742 genome:
- a CDS encoding glycosyltransferase, translating to MFKRLDSQKYKFIFVGVDRTITAYKAAQYGFEVKCYERLPYFCYGDLYKQLNFLLVTSLYEGGPANIPEAIASGTPIISTPVGMVNDYVKNGVNGIILTGDIEKDIDNINHFSQDINYQELEKNAFASSKNIMTWQDVMEKTSLIYKNMVR from the coding sequence ATTTTCAAAAGACTGGATTCACAAAAATACAAATTTATTTTTGTCGGCGTTGATAGAACAATAACAGCATATAAAGCTGCACAATATGGTTTTGAAGTAAAGTGCTATGAAAGACTACCATATTTTTGTTATGGAGATTTATATAAACAACTCAATTTCCTTTTAGTAACTAGCTTGTATGAAGGTGGCCCTGCAAATATCCCTGAGGCAATTGCATCAGGCACACCAATAATATCGACACCTGTTGGAATGGTGAATGACTATGTTAAAAATGGTGTGAATGGTATTATTTTAACTGGTGATATTGAAAAAGATATTGATAATATTAACCATTTTTCTCAAGACATTAATTACCAAGAATTAGAAAAAAATGCGTTCGCAAGTTCAAAAAATATAATGACATGGCAAGATGTAATGGAAAAAACCTCATTAATCTATAAAAATATGGTAAGGTGA
- a CDS encoding ABC transporter ATP-binding protein, with protein MIHIDNLTKSYRTSKGIHFVFKNINLKIPSNKNVALIGRNGAGKSTLLRIIGGIDRPDNGNIICNKKISWPVGLSGGFQGSLTGRENVKFVARLYSKKNELQSKIKFVEDFSELGHYFDMPIKTYSSGMKSRLGFGLSMAFDFDYYLVDEVTAVGDARFKEKCSRIFKERYEKSNIIMVSHSLNALKEFCDIAIYLKAYDEIKYYDSVIDALDEYSFDIKNVK; from the coding sequence ATGATTCATATTGATAATTTAACAAAAAGTTATAGAACATCGAAAGGGATACACTTTGTTTTTAAAAATATAAATTTAAAAATCCCAAGTAACAAAAATGTTGCTTTAATAGGACGTAACGGTGCTGGCAAATCAACTTTATTAAGGATAATTGGTGGAATTGACAGGCCGGATAATGGAAATATTATTTGTAATAAAAAAATATCATGGCCAGTAGGCCTTTCCGGAGGATTCCAAGGCAGTCTTACTGGTCGGGAAAATGTTAAATTTGTCGCTAGATTATATTCTAAAAAAAATGAATTACAATCAAAAATAAAGTTTGTTGAAGATTTTTCTGAGCTTGGGCATTATTTTGATATGCCTATCAAAACTTATTCATCTGGGATGAAATCACGCCTTGGTTTTGGCTTAAGTATGGCATTTGATTTTGATTATTATTTAGTTGATGAAGTCACAGCTGTTGGCGATGCTCGATTTAAAGAAAAATGCTCGAGGATTTTTAAAGAACGTTATGAAAAATCTAATATTATAATGGTATCTCATAGTCTAAACGCATTAAAAGAATTTTGTGATATAGCTATATATCTTAAAGCATATGATGAGATTAAGTATTATGACTCTGTAATAGATGCTCTTGATGAATATTCTTTTGATATAAAAAATGTAAAATAA
- a CDS encoding ABC transporter permease codes for MARSGFEVQKAAVHALFLRELKTRFGKYRLGYLWAILEPASHMLILFFIFGFIMHRTMPGISFPVFLLNGIIPFFIFSNISSRSINAIEANQGLFNYRPVKPIDTIIARAILELLIYLLVYIILLIILFTFKEQFSFERLLLLIVTWFLLFLVSIGIGTIFMIIGNTFPETEKLLPILLKPLYFVSCIMFPLHSIPREYWSYLLWNPLVHIVELSRIAMLNNYKSDGASLSYLSLCALIILFFSLASYKVKEKEMLTS; via the coding sequence ATGGCAAGAAGTGGATTTGAAGTTCAGAAAGCCGCTGTTCATGCTCTCTTTTTACGAGAGTTAAAAACACGCTTTGGTAAATATCGCCTTGGATATTTATGGGCGATACTAGAACCTGCCTCTCATATGTTGATTTTATTTTTCATATTTGGTTTCATCATGCATAGAACCATGCCTGGCATATCATTCCCGGTCTTTCTGCTAAATGGTATTATTCCATTCTTTATATTCTCGAATATATCAAGCAGATCTATAAACGCAATTGAGGCAAACCAAGGGCTATTTAACTATAGACCCGTAAAACCTATTGATACTATTATTGCACGAGCTATTTTAGAATTATTAATTTATTTATTAGTATATATTATTTTGCTTATTATATTATTTACATTTAAAGAACAATTTTCATTCGAACGATTGTTATTATTAATAGTTACATGGTTCCTACTTTTTTTAGTATCTATAGGAATAGGGACCATATTTATGATCATTGGCAATACTTTTCCTGAAACTGAAAAATTGCTCCCTATTTTATTAAAACCATTATATTTTGTGTCCTGTATAATGTTTCCATTGCATTCAATACCTAGAGAATATTGGTCATATTTATTGTGGAACCCATTAGTGCATATCGTGGAGCTTTCAAGAATAGCCATGTTAAACAACTACAAATCTGATGGTGCAAGTCTATCTTATTTATCACTATGTGCACTAATAATACTGTTTTTTTCATTAGCATCATACAAAGTTAAAGAAAAAGAGATGTTAACATCATGA